TTGTAACTATCGAAAACTATAAGTAATACCCTCTTATTCTACGAATGCAAAGAAAGGCACATGTCACTTACATTGAAGCTATTTTCCAGTTCTTTATCAATGTCCTTCTCAAACTTCTCAGCCATTCCGCGCCAATAAGATGACGATGGTTGCTCGCACAAAAGATCctaaagttaaaaaataaaacaatgcaTCTATACCAGAACAAACTTTAAACATCTAACCGTTGCTGCAATAGGCGGCGCTTCCTTGATAGTCGAAATGTCTGTCTGGGCGGATGAAGATCCAACCTTAAAGAGGCCAAGATTCTAATAGTAGCTTAAATTCGGCGAAGCTGCTACACActccttttctggattacaaAGAGAATCTAAGCGAGATCGCATTCATATTCATGAACTATACTAGCTACATATACCTATTAATGGAGGAGATCACTATtgttcaattttgtgatacgctccTTAATAGCAAATCTGAATATATACCACTACTGCGGCCTGAGTTCCTCGGTTTTCTTTATCATGAACACTTGTGATAACCGGCGTTGCTTTGCTTTTTCCATCCGATTTATCCTGAAACGAATATATCTATGCTGCTTTGTTCCATCCTACTCACAGAATGAGAAGTACTACATAAATGTGCAGAAACGCTTTCATCTACTTGCTattcatcaaaaataaataaacacttcATAAAATACATTAATTAGTCGGAACTGAGAAGATCCGCGTTTGAGTTTGAGCCTTATTTTCAAGCATCCATTCCCtacagtatatatatatatatatatatatatatatatttttatatatatatatatatatatatatatatataatatatatatatatatatagtgcttcgagaaaattctaatTAGAACTTCATGAAATCACGCAATATTCTTGCTAGGAATTTGCGCCCGCTTGTGATCTTTtttatcaataaaaaataactaaaccCGAACAGTAATGCATAGATTGATCTCAcctaaatctacttaaacgAATGCGCGGGTGGTCGCATAACGGCATGCTCGCGGATTGGCGAGGTATGGAGTCTTAACTAGAAGTACGCTGCAAACTCCTTTTGATTTAAATGGAAGTATTTGGAATTTGAATAGTGAGTGGAGGGGTCAGGGTCACTTCTGCTGTTTACTATTACCTAGCACAGGTTCATTGAGCTGTTGTTTCTAAAGTACTTCCTCTACTGTGAGCATAGATGTATACCTACTAACGTTCGTCTAATGTCTTGCACACGACATCGTAAGttactttttgaaatatgaataGAGCTGACACTGTTGGTTAGAACTTGTGACATGTGTTAGCATGGGCCCGAGTTGGGCAGAAAATTCAATAAGCCTTCCAACTTTCAGAGGGCACAGTCCAGTAACCTGCTGATAAAAAAAGTCATCTACTGAGGTCGTTCTTTGCTACATCCAAGAATCACTTGCTTGTAATCATCCATTCAATCTCACTCTCGGAAATCCCTTTtctcttacttttcttttttgtctttgttttcaaaaatgtgtgAACTTGAACTGTGCCTGAGTTTGAAAGATATCTATCTATCCATGTCATTCTTCTATGTACAAACATGTTTCTTGCGGTATATGATGATTCGAGGATGAACCATCTAAAACAAATTGAATGAAACAGAAGTCGGACGTTAACACAAATATGAGGCTCGAGAATATCTGAGAGAAACTTATTTTAAGTGGCCATCAGATTTTATCTGCAAAACCCTGGGAAAACTGATAAGTAAACTAATTAGTATTACGATTTCAACGTTAAGCACCAGCTAATTCGCTCgatttgtgaaaattcatAAAAAGTAGTAATTAGATTTTAGATTCATGTGACCAGGCGACAAAGAAGAAGTCTCAGTGATTCCTGGAGTTTCCCTTCGACATCAGCAGAAATGCTCCGAGAAACTCTTCGGGGTAGAAACTCTTCAGTGTCGTGTTAATGAAAGCGTTTAGTactttttcaacgttttccgTGAGCAGGTATGCAAGATTATGTTGCTGTGCTACACTAGTCCTAGAAGGAACCTTTAGAAAAGAATCTCTAGCAGAGAATAAAGTTGCGTAGATTCGAAGGGAACATACGAGTGCCTCAGCTGAGGAGATTTCACAAGTAGTTATCTTTATTGCTTTGAAAGAGCTTGGGAATCTTCTAACTCCGGGGCTAGTTCATACATCAGAGCTTGTAGCGAGCCACCTTGCCTCAACGCGACCGCCCGCGTAACCTTTCAAGTAGAATTGGATGAAGCCGCCACAAATAGAATAACGCGTAGCAAAGCGCACATTTCTCAAACGAATCAAATACATCGGTGCTGAAGGCTGCAAACAAGAAATAGCACTAGAAAAAGCTCTTCGTGCTGATAACGAGTCAATTTTGTCATTGTGCATGATTCTATAGTTACTTATATAATTGAAGCATTTCAGCAAAACTGAATTAAAGGTCATATATACCTTCTTCGCTTGAAGAACTCCCAAAGACGGACTGTTACAGCTATTTGTAACCTGCTTCAGACCAACTCGTAAAGTAGCCATAACCTGTTGAAAAGTGGAAGTGGGACTCGTAAATTAGCAGTAAAAACCAGACATGTAGCGAAGAGCGCACTGCAGCCGCACCATTAATGGATAGCAAAATTTATGAAACAATAGATTGAGAATTATTAACACAGAAACACATTGCAAATATGTTGAAAATGAAAGTCTAAAATATAGAGGTACTAGTAAGTAATTTATTTCAGAGGAACTAAATGACATCTGAGCGAAACATAAATTTATATTCATGCAATAGAGGAACGACAGAGAACAAACGAACAatttaaattacaaaaaaaaacaactatttaAGGAGAGAGCACCAATCGATGATTGTGTTTAAACACCTCCCAAGAACAACACCCGAGATCCAGCTCAcaagaatagaaaaagataagaaaagacCTAAGTATGGACAACGACACTTGTTTCTTCACGCGACAAAGAACTATATCCTGCCAAACGAACTTTCAAGGATTACGATCAAACTAAGCATGAATCATGTAGGATCTCTTTCGCATGTTTCCTGCGTAGTCTGGACGTCGGGAATTTGAAGAACCTCTTCCAATTGTGAATAGAGAGTATCATGTTTTTCATCCAATGCTTTCTTTTCCATTAAATTCTGCTGTGTCATTGTCCGAATCTGAAAACATGATAGCTATATAAACCACATCGCTGATTCCTACTCGTGAGCTCATAATTGGCTGTGAGAAGGCCTATTCTCTGGAAGAATACAAATAACCTGTAGATTTCaaatgattaaaggcatcaccccacgaatctggagtggtacggatttctggtggagtattcgtatacagagttgtagattatggggaggagggtgattccgtccatttcttcctaattgccgtaaaaaacggcccggaagatgcggcaccgcacaaagctggcgcgttCTAGTctaactccttgtagaaaatagtgcgccagaacgcccgaagccgtatcttccgggccgttttttacggtaattaggaagaaatggacggaatcaccccctcaccataatctactatcccgtatacgaatactccacctgaaatccgcaacacctcacattcgtggtatgctgcctttaagcagatcTGAAGCTAATCCATGTTTGAGCATCGATACGCTAGCTAAGTCGTGATATTACTAATGTCTGTAATTCTGTGAGGTGTGGGTAGAAATTGTTTCCGATAAGAGTGtaagagagcaaaaaaaaaatcagataaaaCACCTGGAAAACTACTACTTGCTTCTGAAACACTTTAACATTTCCAAACTTTCTACTCATCACTGTCACAGCCTCCTTCATAGCTTGTTTTCAATTCTCTATAGTCACGCAGAATATGTCAAACTAGGTAAGTTCGATATGTTTGGCGCGAGATGTGCTCCTTCACTACATCCAACAGAAACACCCATTTGTACTAATCAAATTCCTCAGTTTAATGTTTCGCGCTTACCCAATGAAACACATCTGCCGCCGAGCATTCGTATAACTATACTATAACGGATTACATTGCATTACATTACTTGAAGATAGGAAGAACACAATGTTGCATAAAAGTGCATCAATGAACATCAATAAATGCTTCATCAGCACTATCAAGATATTAGCTCAGCAAACAAAATTGtctggggaaaatgtagttggagggggagggggaggcacacagtggcgcccttatttctcgacgctctaatttactttttctcttgggAACTTAaacttacatgtcatagatctccTAAGATTAATGCTCACGTCTTaaggccccgattgatttattATCGAGAAATAAGGATGCCAGTGAGTGCCCCCTCTCCCAACTTCATTTTGGCCaacacaaaaatcaaaattttggcCGCATACTCATGCATGTTTACCAACTTGACAACTAATAGTGCAcataatagcaaaaaaaaaaaccgacctTCTCGACATTCTCCCGCAAGACGTCCAACTCATTAGCTCTCTGCGTCGCGACTGCACGCCAAAACAACACCTCATTAGATCCACCGCATTTTTGAGAATCGTCGCATAGAATTGCTAACTCAGTAGACAAAAGGACATCATCACATGAAATCTAtgattcaattattatttaaagcACAATGTAATGCATGTGATATGAAGTGAACTTCACAGCTAAAAAGTGATGAAACATACCTCCGTCTGAACA
This window of the Necator americanus strain Aroian chromosome III, whole genome shotgun sequence genome carries:
- a CDS encoding hypothetical protein (NECATOR_CHRIII.G11307.T1) is translated as MATLRVGLKQVTNSCNSPSLGVLQAKKDKSDGKSKATPVITSVHDKENRGTQAAVVVGSSSAQTDISTIKEAPPIAATDLLCEQPSSSYWRGMAEKFEKDIDKELENSFNMSLELDKSYEELENSKNRLKALMEVLDDILDEEEENDANDPSHAEL
- a CDS encoding hypothetical protein (NECATOR_CHRIII.G11308.T1); translation: MLRIAKEISESETASFCIYEDRSCKYDHQPSHRTVCVQTEISCDDVLLSTELAILCDDSQKCGGSNEVLFWRAVATQRANELDVLRENVEKIRTMTQQNLMEKKALDEKHDTLYSQLEEVLQIPDVQTTQETCERDPT